One genomic segment of Natrononativus amylolyticus includes these proteins:
- a CDS encoding DUF7139 domain-containing protein has product MTSLAEAYEGNAREVASLRRVYTGFGLVVLGATLAVLAILVATTELFAGVLTGEFATRRYGGILGGLAVPVALVGVFTVLPTGRRIRAAAAISATICLLGVALFAYAYPSHWDGHGQDLTLLVSAVYLLGLFTAVWCLFTAVVNFKTRNDPGGTLEMHVTRRGETKIVEVEGSRSGLGGIGFLGNTPDGEVETQTNVDAGSTGRRTSGNRSRDRRSAAASDGGSTAGIRSPLDERAPDRDGTDAEIVDGPETPSPADRYCGNCRHFEYVRTESGMTPYCRDRGETMNDMDACEEWTPNRP; this is encoded by the coding sequence ATGACCAGTCTGGCGGAGGCGTACGAAGGGAACGCACGGGAGGTGGCAAGCCTCCGACGAGTGTACACCGGGTTCGGGCTGGTGGTTCTTGGTGCGACGCTCGCGGTGCTCGCGATCCTCGTCGCGACGACGGAGCTCTTCGCGGGCGTCCTGACCGGCGAGTTCGCTACCCGGCGGTACGGTGGAATCCTGGGCGGTCTCGCCGTCCCTGTCGCCCTCGTCGGCGTGTTCACCGTCCTGCCGACCGGACGACGCATCCGTGCAGCGGCCGCGATCAGCGCGACGATCTGTCTGCTCGGGGTCGCACTGTTCGCCTACGCCTACCCCTCACACTGGGACGGCCACGGCCAGGATCTCACGCTGCTCGTCTCCGCGGTCTACCTCCTCGGACTGTTCACCGCCGTCTGGTGTCTGTTCACCGCCGTCGTCAACTTCAAGACCCGCAACGACCCCGGCGGCACCCTCGAGATGCACGTCACCCGCCGCGGCGAGACGAAGATCGTCGAGGTCGAGGGCTCGAGAAGCGGCCTGGGCGGCATCGGCTTCCTCGGCAACACGCCCGACGGAGAGGTCGAAACGCAGACGAATGTCGACGCGGGGTCGACCGGCCGGCGCACGAGCGGCAACCGATCACGGGACCGCCGGAGCGCCGCGGCGAGCGACGGCGGTTCGACCGCCGGAATCCGGTCGCCGCTCGACGAGCGCGCGCCCGACCGCGACGGCACCGACGCCGAGATCGTCGACGGTCCCGAAACCCCGTCGCCGGCGGACCGCTACTGCGGCAACTGTCGCCACTTCGAGTACGTCCGAACGGAGTCGGGGATGACGCCCTACTGCCGGGACCGCGGCGAGACGATGAACGACATGGACGCCTGCGAGGAGTGGACGCCGAATCGGCCCTGA
- a CDS encoding CPBP family glutamic-type intramembrane protease, with amino-acid sequence MSDEPEHHDAGSRVRGLFGELSWFQKSLLTGAVLTLLWMQFVPRELGPRVVVDSLLLIVGPLALGFSHGRTIGWRVDRLAVRNAVLLSMFVLPFYLVGSTLPTIREFYPIWETSAAPEEFIPHAAMLFMLALAAETYYRGLLCVGVKDIGFKAVFISPIVYMIHHASKPPIEFLLSGPTDVLFGAVDYKSNSILPSVIAHGAGLVLLDWLVLHDPLFDPEPALRWLEWLPIPL; translated from the coding sequence GTGTCGGACGAACCCGAACATCACGACGCGGGCAGTCGGGTTCGTGGCCTGTTCGGCGAACTCTCCTGGTTTCAGAAGTCGTTGCTGACGGGCGCGGTGTTGACGCTGCTGTGGATGCAGTTCGTCCCCCGAGAGCTCGGTCCGCGGGTCGTCGTCGACAGTCTGCTCCTCATCGTCGGGCCGCTCGCGCTCGGGTTCTCACACGGTCGAACGATCGGCTGGCGAGTCGACCGGCTCGCGGTCCGGAACGCCGTTTTGCTCTCGATGTTCGTCCTCCCCTTTTACCTCGTGGGATCGACGCTGCCGACGATCCGCGAGTTCTACCCGATCTGGGAGACCTCGGCCGCCCCCGAGGAGTTCATCCCCCACGCGGCCATGCTGTTCATGCTCGCGCTGGCCGCCGAAACCTACTACCGGGGACTGCTCTGCGTCGGCGTCAAGGACATCGGGTTCAAGGCGGTGTTCATCAGCCCCATCGTCTACATGATCCACCACGCATCGAAGCCGCCGATCGAGTTCCTGCTGTCGGGGCCGACGGACGTCCTCTTCGGCGCCGTCGACTACAAGTCGAACTCCATTCTCCCCTCGGTGATCGCCCACGGCGCGGGGCTCGTGTTGCTCGACTGGCTCGTCCTTCACGACCCGCTGTTCGATCCAGAGCCCGCGCTCCGGTGGCTCGAGTGGCTGCCGATCCCCCTGTGA
- a CDS encoding DUF5789 family protein, with product MSDEEDDAPAVELGEETPVEGAPLARVTSRLTWPQQKSEVARLEGESVIRTPDGPRELSDVIASIDETYFERRQEFETHVRDVIGTGPVRTADE from the coding sequence ATGAGTGACGAGGAAGACGACGCACCCGCCGTCGAACTGGGTGAGGAGACGCCCGTCGAGGGCGCACCGCTCGCTCGCGTGACCTCCCGGCTGACCTGGCCCCAGCAGAAGAGCGAAGTCGCCCGCCTCGAGGGGGAGAGCGTGATCCGGACGCCCGACGGCCCGCGGGAACTCTCGGACGTGATCGCGTCGATCGACGAGACGTACTTCGAGCGCCGCCAGGAGTTCGAAACCCACGTCCGTGACGTGATCGGCACCGGCCCGGTCCGAACCGCAGACGAGTAA
- a CDS encoding CinA family protein, with translation MNDDIDRELPMRVADALRDREETLAVAESCTGGLIGAAVTAVPGASDYFDAGLTTYAYDAKRRHLGVSRESLDEHGAVSEPVALEMARGVRDVSDVTWGVATTGVAGPTGGTEDDPVGTVYVGVAYAGPWGSESSYATASRYVFDGDRAAVRAKTVDRALADLLEAVEEAPE, from the coding sequence ATGAACGACGACATCGACCGCGAGCTACCGATGCGCGTCGCGGACGCCCTGCGCGACCGGGAGGAGACGCTGGCCGTCGCGGAGTCCTGCACCGGCGGACTCATCGGCGCCGCGGTCACCGCGGTCCCGGGGGCGAGCGACTACTTCGACGCCGGGCTGACGACCTACGCCTACGACGCCAAGCGCCGCCACCTCGGGGTGAGCCGGGAGTCCCTCGACGAACACGGCGCCGTCTCAGAGCCCGTCGCCCTCGAGATGGCCCGCGGCGTTCGCGACGTCTCGGACGTGACCTGGGGGGTCGCGACGACGGGCGTCGCCGGCCCCACCGGTGGCACCGAGGACGACCCCGTGGGCACCGTCTACGTCGGCGTCGCCTACGCCGGTCCGTGGGGCAGCGAGTCGTCGTACGCGACCGCCTCGCGCTACGTCTTCGACGGCGATCGGGCGGCCGTCCGCGCGAAGACCGTCGACCGCGCGCTCGCGGACTTACTCGAGGCCGTCGAGGAGGCGCCGGAATAG
- a CDS encoding nuclear transport factor 2 family protein, with the protein MADTETGKPGVDPEAVVREYYDRVDREDVEGLLELFADDVRYDRPGQAAIEGIEALRAFYERDRPLEDGSHEVVHVLVDGRHVAVRGRFSGVQGGDRVAFGFADHHEFDADGLIANRWTYTDRDTV; encoded by the coding sequence ATGGCAGATACCGAAACCGGGAAGCCAGGCGTCGACCCCGAGGCCGTCGTCCGCGAGTACTACGACCGCGTCGATCGCGAGGACGTTGAGGGATTGCTCGAACTGTTCGCCGACGACGTTCGCTACGACCGGCCGGGGCAGGCGGCGATCGAGGGAATCGAGGCGCTGCGCGCGTTCTACGAGCGGGACCGACCGCTCGAGGACGGCAGCCACGAGGTCGTCCACGTGCTCGTCGACGGCCGTCACGTCGCCGTCCGCGGGCGCTTCTCCGGCGTCCAGGGTGGCGATCGAGTCGCCTTCGGCTTCGCCGACCACCACGAGTTCGACGCCGACGGGCTGATCGCGAACCGGTGGACCTACACCGACAGGGACACGGTCTGA
- a CDS encoding metal-dependent hydrolase, translating to MNKRGHVLNAVLLSIGLGYLLEPAGDETTFAMIVAIGVPVMLGALFPDVDTAFGRHRKTLHNLPVLAAFVAFPLYFDNLQFVWIGILTHYILDVAGSKRGIALFYPVWKREFGLPTGVAVKSRLADVVMVAVTVAELVAAALLIYMAPEWAHEIGRQALGI from the coding sequence ATGAACAAGCGGGGGCACGTTCTCAACGCCGTGTTGTTGAGCATTGGACTGGGGTATCTCCTCGAGCCGGCGGGCGACGAGACGACGTTCGCGATGATCGTCGCGATCGGGGTTCCGGTGATGCTCGGGGCGCTGTTTCCGGACGTCGACACCGCCTTCGGCCGCCACCGGAAGACCCTGCACAACCTGCCGGTGCTCGCCGCGTTCGTGGCGTTTCCGCTCTACTTCGACAACCTCCAGTTCGTCTGGATCGGCATCCTGACTCACTACATCCTCGACGTCGCCGGCAGCAAGCGCGGCATCGCGCTGTTCTACCCCGTCTGGAAGCGCGAGTTCGGCCTCCCGACCGGCGTCGCCGTCAAGAGCCGACTCGCAGACGTCGTGATGGTCGCGGTCACCGTGGCCGAACTGGTCGCCGCGGCCCTGCTCATCTACATGGCCCCGGAGTGGGCCCACGAGATCGGCCGTCAGGCGCTCGGCATCTGA